Below is a window of Salvelinus fontinalis isolate EN_2023a chromosome 31, ASM2944872v1, whole genome shotgun sequence DNA.
ctgcctctgatctggcggactcactaaacacatactgagtttgtaaattatgtctgagtgttggagtgtgcccgtgtgccgtctggtttgcttattaTAAGAcatttgatgtatagcatttacttttactttttacttttactcaagtatgacaactgaagactttttccaccactgtacatGAGTACATTTAAAAACCGATACTTTTAGACTTACTCAAGTAgttttttactgggtgactttcccttttacctaagtcattttctattaatgtacattatctttacttttactcaagtatgacatttgtTTTCCACCACTGTTTATTTGTAAAATAAACATTGAGCATTGTGTCTCCCCCGAGGATCAAGTCTTTCCTCAACAACCACTTTGCCATTCACAAAGTACAATATCATAGCCTTATAGCTGTTTATTGTGTATAAATCCAACGTGAACTGATTTTCAAATACAATTACAAATCACACATGTTTGTTTCATCTTGTCCCTGAAACAAATATAAATAGAAAGTATCCAATATTCACATGTGCTGTAGGCCTGGCCTACTATAGTACATTGATTAATAAGTATCAACTCTAAAACAACTCAATATAAAACCACAGAGATGTATGGTCTGAATGAAACAATGCAACACTCATTTTAGGCAGGTAAGATCAAATACAGTCAGATCTCTTTACAAAATAATTAAATTACATTCCTTTAGTTACGAATGACAACACATCTGTACTTACTACATCTAATCATGTATGTAATGTATGAAACAGCAATATAAGGACCTGCCTGAACTACATTTTAATTCAGATTCTACTGTATATTTTAAGAGGTAATTACATTCTGTTTCATTAGAATTTACTCACATTTGGTGATAAGATCCATTACTAGAATAATTTACAGATAATGGTTGGGTTAGTTAGTAACAAAGGCACTTCAAGGTTAATAGATGGACATACAGGGAAGCTGAGGTGTCACACTCCACTCTGGAGGGTGATCCAGGACTGTGCTGTGGCGGAGTGGATGCTGAACGCAGGGTACACAGGTTCCTCGAACACAGCCCTAAATGTGTGCAGGTGCTCCCAACAGCCCTTGGTGCTGTGAAAGATCAGTGTGCCCCCCTCATAGTCCAGCGCCACCTCCACCCTCAGCGTCTTCTCAGCCAGCGCCATGTTTGAGGAGGCATGGCACGCCGTCAGCTTCTTGTTCTTTCACTGCAGGCGCCTGGAGACTGGGTTGTGGCCCAGCCGGCTGTGGTCACCCCTCCTGGGCACGCTCTTGTAGCACAAGCCCACTGACCACATGCTCTGGTCACCCACCTCCACCACCCAGATGTGCTCCCCACTTGTGAAGCTCTGGGAGCAGAGGACCTGGGGCGCGGTACTGAACCTCTCATGGTTATCAGTGGAGGCCTGCTTGGTGCCAATGTACTTGACTGTCCGCAGGTCGTTGGAGAGCAGCAGCCTGGGGTGCGCTGTGGTAATGTTGAAGGTCAACTCCAGAGGGTTGAGCTGGACGTTGAGGGCCTGGAGGAGCTGGCCCATCTCTGCCCTGAAGTCCTTCTTCCTCAGGCTGGCTTGGAGCCGCTTGGTGTTGAGAGGCTCTTTGGAGAGCAGTCTGGCCACAGTGCCTGTCACCACCAGCGTGAGTTGGGATTCGATCAGCAGGAACTTGTGGATGAACAGACGCGTATCTGTCACTGTGAGGACCTCGGCAGTGCTCTGGTTGGCCTCCATCAGCTCCATCTGCTGTTCCTCTAGAAGCCCCAGGCCACTCTGCCAGATCTTCCTCTGatggcctctctcctcctccagcagCAGGCTCATCCTGTCCCTGTACCTGCTCACCAGGCCAGCCATGCTGTACATTAGGGCCACAGCAGTAGACATCAGCTTGTCCCCCACAGCATCAGAGGTGCCCTGGTCCTCAGCAGCCCTCTGCAACAGGGTCTCGGTCAGCTGCAGCCTGTTGGCCACCACCTTGCTCCGGCTCTCTAGgaccctcctcatctcctcctcagcCACCTCGATAGTCAGGACATCGTGATTCTGGTGGGTGCCCTTGATGAAGCAGGAGGCGCAGAGGAAGGTCATGTCGCTGACACAGAAGTACTCTAGCAGGCGTCCATGAATAGCACAGCTCCTCAGGCCCAGCTTAGTCTGGGGCTCCACCAGGTCATGGCTCCGGAAGGATTCCCTCTCAGAGTGGCGCTGCAGGTGCCTGGCACACAGGGACATCTCACACTTTAGGCAGGTCTTGATGGCCAACGTCTCTGTGTCCAGACAGTGGTCGCAGAGTACCTCCAGCGGCTCTCTCCCAGGGTTCTCGTCTAGCGCAATGGCCCTGTAGCCTTCAATGATGCCGCAGAGCTTGAAGTTCTTGTGCAGTGTCTCTGTACCACTGTACTCTTCTCTGCACTCAGGGCAGCGAGGCAGGCTCTTCTCTCCACTGCGGGCGTCTGTAGCGTTAATGCAGACAAGGCAATAGTTATGGCCACAGGGCAGATAGGCCGGATTTGTGTAGAGCTGTAGGCAGATAGGGCAGCTGAGCTCATGTTCTAACAGCTTCTCTGGTTTAGACAGAGGCATGGTCCTTCCTTTTTCACTCTGATTCTCCACACTGGCCTCAGAGCATACTGAAGAGACCAATGGAATGAGAGCAAGACAAGGAAGTGAGCAATGATATTTACTGGCAACCAAAGTCGTAACGTGTGCTGAATAGCATTCTGAGAAGTGATACTGCCAAGACTCCTGCCATCCTTGACAGTGAGTCGACAGAACAAATAATAACGTCATTATTAAAATATGTTCTGAATCCACTAATCAAAAGtatttaaactaacaaaaataatcTCTTACCTGAGGAAATAAATTAGGATCTGGTGAAGAGTTGTACACTAATGGTTGCTTGGGTTATAGGAAACTTCAATGTAAGATGGGTGAACTCAGTATTGTACATACATGTCCCGCATCATACTGTGTTTACTGTAAACACTTCACTTTAAATTACAATTCCAGTGTCTCCCaatttgtgttttgttttgtgtttttacaGAAGTGGTGGAAAATTACAAGTTTTAAGCCAGTTCAACAGCGGATAAGAAGAGGTCTCTATTTTTTGGGGTTAGTATATTTAGGACAGCTAAAAACAAGCAAACACAGAATTCATTGCAGGCTTAAAGTCCTACTTCAGTCTCCTTTTCAGCtttaacaaaaggcacatctctaTCACTCCTTTATTGCTCCTCAAGCAAGGGAGGGATGACATCAGAAggcaccatcagaccaactccttgaatggCCTACTCAGACCAACTCCATGAAAAACACTATTATgctcaaaacatttttttacccTTAAGTGTTTGTACATTATTGTACTTATACGTGggattttgtttttcaacaggattctttttttttttttcttttaatgCTGGAGTGTGTCTTTCAGGACAGAACAGGGGAAGTAAAAAAACTCAAACGGTCCAGCAGGGGCTTGCCAGGTGGCCCTCCTGTGACCATACAGCATGACTAAAATGTATGGCCTAGATAACAAATAACAGACAGAGCAGAGTTGGGACATTGTCTTACATCAGATCGTGCGCCGATTCTGCCTGCACTGATTGAGGGACGAGCGTTGCGTAGGAGTGACGCCACCTGTCGGAAGACAACGGGGTTAGGGTCAATTCTATTTCAATTCAGAATGTAAACCAAATTCCaagaatttaaatggaattgaaccCAACCCTATATCATGGAATATTGCAGATTAAAACATTCTCCTCAAAATGATAACAAAATTCAACCTTTAAAGTGTTATGTAACGCTAAATAATGAACAtactcagacgaggaggagcatggatcggaccaagatgcggagtagtaggtattcatgttttaatcaacaaacactacaaattacgaaactctacaaacgtgactaacctgaaaacagtcctgtgtggcccaaacactgacacaggaaacaaacacccacaaaacaccagtgaaaccctggctgccttagtatgactctcaatcagggacaaacgatacacacctgtctctgattgagaatcataccaggccaaacacaaaatcccaacatagaaaaacaaacctagaccaacccacccaactcacgccctgaccaactaaaacaaatacataacaaaggaaaacaggtcaggaacgtgacaaatgattaataaaaataaaagttaacTACAAATTACAGAATCAACACTTACAACTTCAAACACCACAGGTACAATTATTTACATTCAATCCAAACAGTTGTGATTCTCATTAAATTAATTTAACATTAAAGTCTTAAACTGGCCAAGAGGCACCAGAGTGTCAAGATGTAGGGAGTTTGGTAGGCTATTCCAAAAATACGTACTATTGGAACCTCGAAAGTTGTGAACCTTGAGACCTGTGAACGGGTTTGGTGTCTCATATTTTACAATGTTAACAGTGAAGTGAGGTAGGTTGGAATTTTGTGTAGTAGAGATTTGTAAACAACAAGGGGGTAATGAAGTGATCTACGGGACTTCAATGAGGACCAGACAACCTTTTGATACATGTCGCCTGTGATAGAGCATGGGGCGCTATGGTAGACGGCATCCAAATGTTTAATAGTAGTGGCTGCTGCATTCCGATAAATGGTGTCACCATAGTCAAGAACTACCAGGATATCTGACTgtacaatctgcttcctgctgttTAGGGAGATGCATGATATATTTCTATAAAAGAAGCCTACTTTAAGTCTCAGCTTCTTAATAACTAGCTCATccgtatgtcacgccctgactttagagaggctttttatgtctctatttggtttggtcagggtgtgatttgggtgggcattctatgttctttatttctaggtgatgtgtttctatgttttggccaggtatggttctcaatcagggacagctgtctatagtTGTCTCTGATCGGGAATCagacttaggcagcctgttttgccaccttagagtgtgggtagttgtcttcgtTAGGGGCACTATTGCCcttgtaagcttcacggtcgtttttgttatttcttgttttgttggcgacattttactaaataaaagaaaatgtacgctcacaacgctgcactttggtccacttctttcgacggccgtgacagaacctcccaccacaaacggaccatgCAGCGTGAtaaggaggactggacatgggaggacatcctggatggcaaaggatcctggacgtgggaggagatcctggccggaagggattgcctcccatgggaacaggtggaagcaGCTAGGAAGGCGGAGGCAGCTAGAAAGGGGGCCCAGCGTTACGAGGGgacacggctagcacggaagcccgagaagagcacccgaggagattggctgagtcaggttggagacctgagccaactccccgtgctcaCCGGAgggagcgtcgtactggtcaggcaccgtgttatgcggtggagcgaaCGGTGTACTCCAATGCgcactcatagcccggtgcgctttatcccagctccccgcatcggctaggctagagtgggcatccagccaggacggatggtgccggctcagcgcatctggcctccagtgcgtctcttcagtccaggatatcctgcgccggctctgcgcactgtgtctccggtgcgtgtccacagcccagtacgtcctgtgccagcaccccgcagttgccgggctagggtgagcattcAGCCAGGATGGGTTGTTCCACCTCTGCTCTCCAgacttccagtgcgtctccacggcccagtgatgatccatggcacgaagcctccagcgacggcctccagtccagggcctccagcgacggcctccagtccggggcctccagcgacggtccccagtccggggcctccagcgacggtccccagtccggggcctccagcgacggtccccagtccggagcctccagcggcggtccccagtccagagcctccagcggtggtctccagtccggagcctccagcgacggtccccggtccggggccTGCGGAGAAGGTCCCCAGTCTGGGGttggcgacgagggtccccgcaccagaggcgccaccaaagtggggtgagccagaggtggagcggtctacgtcccgcaccagagccgccaccgcgaatagatgcccacccagaccctcccctataggttcaggttttgcggccagagtccgcacctttgggggggtactgtcacgccctgaccttagagagccttagAGAGCCACCGTATGCTTTTTAAACTCCACATTATTGTCAATCCAAAAGCCCAGATATTTATAGGTGGGAACCTGCTCAATGAAAGAACCATGCAATGCATAAATGTGAAAGCCATCTAAAATATTCCTATGAGAATTAGAAAACAGCATACATGTCGTTTTTCCTGCATTAAGTACCAACGTAAATCAACAAGGACTTTCTGCAAGGTAACAAAATCAGATTACAGCTCCAACATAGCCTGGCCAGACGTTGGGGAAATACCATACATAAcagtgtcatctgcatacagtTGAATGTTACAGGTTTTTGCAGATAAaccaatattatttatataaatagtaaagaagACAGGTGCCAAAATCGACCCCTTTAGTAATATTATGGTAACTTGACTTGACACCATCAGAGAGCACACAGGTGGCCTATGTCAGGGAGAGTACCCCAAAAACATTCCAGGCCACTAGGCATCCACTACTAATTCACTATTATAGTGCCTTTGGCATCCTCTGCTGGAGAGTTGGACTGGGACTTGACTTTGCTGTGCTACAGTGCGTTTGGAGAGAATCATTTGGTGCTATTATGGCAGAGATTTGAGTTGTAATTCATAAATTGCCATTTAGTTATTAAGAGGCAGATTGGTTACTCTTAGAGGCAGAGCCTAACTTGCGAGGGCGTATGCCATTTCCCTGTGCATATTAAAACTCCTTTGGCACCACAGGTAACTTTAAACTCCTGGTAATATGCTGGGCTTTGAAGTGGCACCACTTTTTTATTCATTTCATTGCACCCTTTTCTCCAAAATACTGTAGCAATTTTcaatcagacaacaagggagagacagacagacaaggcaagaagggccttctatgccatcaaaaggaacataaaattcgacataccaattaggatctggctaaaaatacttgaatcagttatagaacccattgcccttcatggttgtgaggtctggggtccgctcaccaaccatgaattcacaaaatgggacaaacaccaaattgagactctgcatgcagaattctgcaaaaatatcccgtgtacaacgtaaacaccaaataatgcatgcagagcagaattaggcagatacccgctaattatcaaaatccagaaaagagacgttaaattctacaaccacctaaaaggaagtgattcccaaactttccataacaaagccgtcacctacagagagatgaacctgtcggaaagatatcagtttgtctctgtgaatggtttgtcctctgacaaatcaactgtgcatttcggtgttcctcaaggttccgttttaggaccactattgttttcactatatattttacctcttggggatgctattcgaaaacataatgttaactttcactgctatgcggatgacacacagctgtacatttcaatgaaacatggtgaagccccaaaattgccctcgctagaagcctgtgtttcagacataaggaagtggatggctgaaaactttctacttttaaactcggacaaaacagagatgcttgttctaggtcccaagaaacaaagagatcttctgttaaatctgacaattcatcttgatggttgtaaagtcgtctcaaataaaactgtgaaggacctcggcgttactcttgaccctgatctctcttttgacgaacatatcaagactgtttcaaggacagcttttttccatctacgtaacattgcaaaaatcagaaattttctgtccaaaaatgatgcagaaaaattaatccatgcatttgttacttctaggttagactactgcaatgctctactttccggctacccggataaagcactaaataaacttcagttagtgctaaatacgtctgctagaatcctgactagaaccaagaaatttgatcatattactccagtgctagcttccctacactggcttcctgttaaggcaagggctgatttcaatgttttactgttaacctataaagcgttacatgggcttgctcctacctatctttccgagttggtcctgccgtacataccaatacgtacgctacggtcacaagacgcaggcctcctaattgtccctagaatttctaagcaaacagcgggaggcagggctttctcctatagatctccatttttatggaacagtctgcctacccatgtgagagacgcagactcggtctcaacctttaagtctttactgaagacttatctcttcagtaggtcatatgattgagtgtagtctggcccaggagtgtgaaggtgaacggaaaggctctggagcaacgaaccgcccttgctgtctctgcctggccggttcccctctctccactgggattctctgcctctaaccctgttacaggggctgagtcactggcttactggtgctctttcatgccgtccctgggaggggtgcgtcacttgagtgggttgagttactgacgtgatcttcctgtctgggttggcgcccccccttggtttgtgctgtggtggagatctttgttggctatactcggccttgtctcaggattataagttggtggttgaagatatccctccagtggtgcgggggctgtgctttggcaaagtgggtggggttatatccttcctatttggccctgtccgggggtatcttcggatggggccacagtgtctcctgaccgctcctgtctcagcctccagtatttatgctgcagtagtttgtgtcggggggctagggtcagttggttatacctggagtacttctcctgtcttatccagtgtcctgtgtgaatttttaagtatgctttctctaattctctcgttctctctttctttctctctctgagaacctaagccctaggaccatacgtcaggactaccgggcatgacgactccctgctgcccccagtccgcctggccttgctgctattccagtttcaacggttctgcctgcggttacggaacccctacctgtcccagacctgctgtgatcggctatgaaaagccaacagatttattcctgattattatttgaccatgcttgtcattcatgaacattttgaaaatcttggctctctctaattttctccttctctctttctttctctcggaggacctgagccctgggactatacgtcgggactgccgggcgtggtggctccttgctgtccccagtccgcctggccttgctgctgttctgcctgcggttatggaaccgccacctgtcccagacctgttgtttttcaactcttaatgatcggctatgaaaagccaactgaatattattcatgattattatttgaccatgcttgtcacttatgaacatttttgaacatcttggcaaagttctgttataatctccacccggcacagccagaagaggactggccacccctcatagcctggttcctctctaggtttcttcctaggttttggcctttctagggagtttttcctagccaccgtgcttctacacctgcattctagctgtttggggttttaggctgggtctctgtacagcacttcgagacattagctgatgtacgaagggctatataaaataaacttgattgattgattgagaagagtcccctaagcaagctggtcctggtgctctgttcacaaacacaaacagaccccgcagagccccaggacagcaatacAATTACagtagacccaaccaaatcatgagaaaacaaaaatataattacttgacacaatggaaagaattaacaaaaaaacagagcaaactagaatgctatttggccctaaacagagagtatacagtggtagaatacctgaccactgtgactgatccaaatttaaggaaagctttgactatgtagagATTCAGTGTgcatagtcttgctattgagaaaggctatGCACACTGAATctctacatagtcaaagcttaggcagacctgactctcaagagaagacaagctatgtgcacactgcccacaaaatgaggtggaaactgagctgcacttcctaacctcctgccaaatgtatgaccatattaaagacacatatttccctcagattacacagatccacaaagaatttgaaaacaaacccaattttgataaactcccatatctattgggagaaataccacagtgtgccatcacagtagcagagagagagggaggtagagagcgagagagaattaTAATTTGTCAATCCTTAGAAAGAATCAGTAGGCCGGCATATTTTGGGGGATTATGAACTTAATCCATAAAAAAGCATTCTAAGCCCCCATCTTGGAACAGTAATGAAACAGTCTTTTTCGAAcataaggtggggggggggggggggggttataagaGCCACCTTCAAAACAAATATCCCACCGCTTTTCAAGCAATGTAGATTTAAAGGACACTTTTTATGGATTTACTCTAAAACAGGTGTCTGGAACGGCCCTAAGATGTCTGAGATGCCTAAATATTCCTACTACCTGTATATACCGTTTACTATACAGCAGTTTAATttacacagtgttacatttgatGGCTTACTGTATTTCTATCAAACAACAGCTCTACGTTTACTAAGGTATTCAGTGAAAGTTGCAACCAATAACTGTCTGTCACTGTAGACTGACATTTTGAAACTTTTAAATATGTTAAGGAGACAATGAGATTTCAGTAATATTCTTTATTGCAACCGTCTCTTATCCAGGCCAAGCCCATCCTGCTCTAACCATAACATTAGTTGATACCCCTCTGACCCTGAACTGTGTCCAAATCTATATCACCTCTGCCCCTGCTGCACCCTCAGCATATCCAAACATTAGACATGCAGTCCCTTTCCCCCTCAAACCCTGCCCACAGGAAGTGTCTCTTCGCTGGAGGAAATGGAGGCCAGATGTGGGGGTGTCCCACAGCTTTGGGCAGTGGGGTGAAGGGTGGCTGTGTGACAGGAGGGAGGGGAAAGTATCCCTGTTGGAATTTGTGCAATTCATCACTTTGTTAGCTTCCATTCTTTGGGATTGGTTTGAGTGTTATTTCAAAGTATCTGGCATGTGGGAAAATAATACGAATTTAACATGCAATGGAGTTTTTCTTCAAGGCTGCCAATGTTTCACACACAAAATATTGTAAGAATAATTGAAAAACCCCTGTGTAGAGTCATAACTCACTCACCACCGTATAATAGATCTATTAAATAGCAATTCTGAGTCCAAAATAACCTGTCGGGAAATTAGATATTAAAGCAGTGTATTTGCAGTCATCATTAAAGCTTTGGGTTACACCATTGGAGATCTCTGCTTTACTACTGCTCATTTCTCTTGTTGAATTAGAATAGATGTGGACTGAGGTCATAGCTAAAGTATAGAACATTCCGGTGGATGTCAGCCATGCTATAACAGACATGTTCCCTCACACACAGCAGTTTCACTGTGTCTTATTATGACACGTTAGCTGTGAACTGC
It encodes the following:
- the LOC129829367 gene encoding E3 ubiquitin/ISG15 ligase TRIM25-like — its product is MPLSKPEKLLEHELSCPICLQLYTNPAYLPCGHNYCLVCINATDARSGEKSLPRCPECREEYSGTETLHKNFKLCGIIEGYRAIALDENPGREPLEVLCDHCLDTETLAIKTCLKCEMSLCARHLQRHSERESFRSHDLVEPQTKLGLRSCAIHGRLLEYFCVSDMTFLCASCFIKGTHQNHDVLTIEVAEEEMRRVLESRSKVVANRLQLTETLLQRAAEDQGTSDAVGDKLMSTAVALMYSMAGLVSRYRDRMSLLLEEERGHQRKIWQSGLGLLEEQQMELMEANQSTAEVLTVTDTRLFIHKFLLIESQLTLVVTGTVARLLSKEPLNTKRLQASLRKKDFRAEMGQLLQALNVQLNPLELTFNITTAHPRLLLSNDLRTVKYIGTKQASTDNHERFSTAPQVLCSQSFTSGEHIWVVEVGDQSMWSVGLCYKSVPRRGDHSRLGHNPVSRRLQ